One stretch of Labrenzia sp. CE80 DNA includes these proteins:
- a CDS encoding ABC transporter permease, whose amino-acid sequence MTSEIAIAPESGEQKRKVQLGMHDDRLHFLIITIGPVLATLVMASLILLAMGVSPQDYYGYIFQRGVMSPSGVQATLTRMGPLLLIAASLIVCFRAGIWNLGGDAQFILGAVFVAAAGPVLVDTLPPWLMMILCLAIGAAAGAIWSLVPAFLRAYQGINEIITTMMMTFLGGSLANVLVKLVFLDPETTVPQTRTLAVSDRLPRLFDTTVSSGVLLGLAAVLIVHFTMNRTAFGLRLRIVGANAKAAVHAGLPVAALTVVVFSISAGLAGLAGAVSVLGQYGNVRADWNPAYTLTIVPLVFLARFNGFATIAFVFLFSVLSIGSESAARRLGVPNYFTLVTMAMLLILMAVAEMVDQRRSKGKAV is encoded by the coding sequence ATGACCAGCGAGATAGCAATCGCGCCTGAATCAGGCGAACAGAAACGCAAGGTCCAGCTTGGCATGCACGACGACCGGCTTCACTTTCTCATCATCACCATCGGACCAGTCCTGGCAACGCTTGTCATGGCCAGCCTCATTCTCCTGGCAATGGGGGTTAGTCCGCAGGATTACTACGGCTACATCTTTCAGCGCGGGGTTATGTCGCCGTCAGGGGTGCAGGCGACACTGACCCGGATGGGACCGCTGCTTCTGATCGCGGCAAGCCTGATTGTCTGCTTCCGGGCCGGCATCTGGAACCTTGGAGGCGATGCCCAATTCATTCTCGGCGCTGTATTCGTGGCCGCCGCGGGACCCGTACTCGTCGATACCCTGCCGCCTTGGCTGATGATGATTCTATGCCTTGCCATCGGTGCAGCGGCAGGCGCCATCTGGTCCCTCGTGCCCGCCTTTTTGAGGGCCTATCAGGGGATCAACGAGATCATCACAACGATGATGATGACCTTCCTCGGCGGCTCGCTGGCAAACGTCCTGGTCAAGCTCGTTTTTCTTGATCCGGAAACGACGGTTCCGCAGACCCGTACTCTTGCCGTTTCGGACCGTCTGCCGAGACTCTTCGACACAACCGTTTCCAGCGGCGTTCTGCTCGGGCTGGCTGCGGTTCTGATCGTTCATTTCACCATGAACCGAACGGCGTTCGGCCTGCGCCTGCGCATCGTCGGTGCTAATGCCAAGGCGGCGGTGCATGCCGGGCTGCCAGTCGCGGCACTGACCGTCGTCGTCTTTTCCATTTCCGCCGGGCTTGCTGGCCTGGCCGGCGCTGTCTCCGTGCTCGGCCAGTATGGCAATGTGCGGGCGGACTGGAACCCGGCCTATACGCTAACCATTGTGCCGCTGGTGTTCCTTGCCCGTTTCAACGGCTTCGCCACCATCGCCTTTGTTTTTCTGTTCTCCGTGCTGTCCATCGGCAGCGAGAGCGCAGCGCGGCGGCTCGGCGTTCCCAATTACTTCACCCTCGTCACCATGGCGATGTTGCTCATTCTGATGGCGGTTGCCGAAATGGTCGACCAGCGCCGAAGCAAGGGAAAGGCAGTTTAA
- a CDS encoding 4-hydroxyphenylacetate 3-hydroxylase N-terminal domain-containing protein gives MDASVSKTVVKRLKTGEEFKASLDDGRQIWVGGRKLEKVTDEPALKAGIDLIASMFDDQFTEEHAEETTYLEPAANEIVSRAWQVPTTPEELGARRKMIEYTSLKTAGTFGRPPDLSPAIVAGLMAHRAAFKEKKSMIDGCSPDFVENIEAYMEFGRTNNLTASESLAGPQTDRSNPKAAEMAFLRVKEARSDGIVVSGAKTVGSIAAQANDIFFTNLGGLTTTPPEACIWGAVPINTPGIKMISREMVSQPEADKFDHPISSMGEEADQFIIFDNVFVPKDKIFNLGDPTGMSWYGPVCVFAHWHVLTRLAVKAELFVGAGQMVLDVLGTGKIPAVQLMLGELIEYAQTLRAFVVAAEAQATLTEAGVLTPDVSMLTAGRLYSIENYPKIIHILQEMCGQGLVMRFGKAAFENPDVGHYLEDLLPGHGVSAMQKELLMNFIWDMTTGSLAGRVALFENVNASPAPRLRARLYDEVNRDGYVTQVKKLAGMDW, from the coding sequence ATGGACGCATCAGTGTCGAAGACCGTCGTCAAACGGTTGAAAACAGGTGAGGAATTCAAGGCCTCCCTCGACGACGGCCGCCAGATCTGGGTTGGTGGAAGGAAGTTGGAAAAGGTTACCGATGAGCCTGCTCTGAAGGCCGGTATCGATCTGATCGCCTCCATGTTCGACGATCAGTTCACCGAGGAGCATGCCGAGGAGACGACCTATCTGGAACCGGCCGCCAACGAGATTGTCAGTCGCGCTTGGCAAGTGCCGACAACGCCGGAAGAGCTTGGCGCTCGGCGCAAGATGATTGAATACACGAGCCTCAAGACTGCGGGCACTTTCGGCCGCCCGCCGGATCTTTCTCCGGCCATCGTTGCGGGTCTGATGGCGCATCGCGCGGCTTTTAAGGAAAAGAAATCGATGATCGACGGCTGCTCGCCGGATTTCGTCGAGAATATCGAAGCTTATATGGAGTTCGGGCGGACGAACAACTTGACCGCCTCTGAAAGTCTGGCCGGCCCGCAGACCGACCGCTCCAACCCTAAAGCTGCCGAAATGGCCTTTCTGCGGGTCAAGGAAGCGCGCTCGGACGGTATCGTCGTGTCCGGCGCCAAAACGGTGGGCTCCATCGCCGCTCAGGCCAATGACATCTTTTTCACCAACCTCGGTGGCCTGACAACGACCCCACCCGAGGCCTGCATCTGGGGCGCGGTACCAATCAACACACCGGGTATCAAGATGATTTCCCGCGAAATGGTCTCGCAACCGGAAGCTGACAAGTTCGACCATCCGATTTCGTCCATGGGCGAAGAGGCCGACCAGTTCATCATCTTCGATAATGTTTTCGTCCCCAAGGACAAGATTTTCAACTTGGGTGATCCCACCGGCATGTCCTGGTATGGCCCGGTCTGCGTTTTCGCGCATTGGCATGTCCTGACTCGCCTCGCGGTCAAGGCAGAACTCTTTGTCGGAGCCGGTCAGATGGTGCTCGATGTGCTCGGTACCGGCAAGATTCCGGCCGTGCAGCTGATGCTGGGCGAACTTATTGAATATGCTCAGACCCTGCGGGCCTTCGTCGTCGCAGCGGAAGCACAGGCCACTCTTACGGAAGCGGGCGTCCTGACACCTGACGTGTCGATGCTTACCGCCGGCCGTCTCTACTCGATCGAGAACTATCCCAAGATCATTCATATCCTTCAGGAAATGTGCGGTCAGGGCCTCGTCATGCGCTTTGGCAAGGCTGCCTTCGAGAATCCTGACGTCGGCCACTATCTGGAGGATCTTCTGCCGGGCCATGGCGTGTCAGCCATGCAAAAAGAACTCCTGATGAACTTCATCTGGGACATGACCACAGGCAGCCTGGCAGGCCGTGTCGCTCTGTTCGAAAACGTGAATGCCAGCCCGGCTCCGCGCCTTAGAGCCCGCCTCTATGACGAAGTAAACCGCGACGGGTATGTTACGCAAGTCAAAAAACTGGCCGGCATGGACTGGTAA
- a CDS encoding amidase has protein sequence MKISDYVQYDALGLSGLVKSGQVTAQELFEVAVRQIEALNPILNCVVHEHFDLAQAAVDAGLPDGPFSGVPFLIKNTGLDVEGMLLSTGCDLFRDMISVRDCTLVERYKKAGLVILGKSNTPEFALSFATEPQAFGPTRNPWALNRCPGGSSGGAAAAVAAGILPFANSSDGAGSTRLPAAHTGLFGFKPSRMRNPLGPVAVEAIAGMSTPHALSWSVRDNAALLDATAGADVGDPYGCPRPETTFLEASLKDPRPLKIAMTLKSPVGTPVDPEILERTREAARLLEDLGHTVEDVDDAGYDAHALKVAWRVIAAVNVATAVAARGKALGIEDPAARLEPVNAEWVREGAGKTGADYLAAVNQLHATARALGHFFTRYDILLTPTTAELPPRIGEMAGVGTSLDAFYDRFWSHGPFTCAFNASGCPAMSVPFGLSSGKLPIGVHFGAAFGQEALLFSLAGQIERARPWSATRPVRDDAGFAAENGAAE, from the coding sequence ATGAAAATTTCAGACTATGTTCAATATGACGCCCTCGGGCTTTCTGGGCTCGTCAAGAGCGGTCAGGTCACCGCGCAGGAATTGTTCGAGGTCGCAGTCCGCCAGATCGAAGCCTTGAATCCTATTTTGAACTGCGTCGTTCACGAGCATTTCGACCTCGCACAAGCGGCGGTGGACGCTGGATTGCCGGACGGTCCCTTCTCTGGGGTGCCTTTTCTGATCAAGAATACTGGGCTCGATGTGGAGGGTATGCTGCTTTCCACTGGGTGTGATTTGTTTCGCGACATGATTTCCGTCCGGGATTGCACTCTGGTCGAGCGGTACAAGAAGGCGGGGCTTGTCATTCTCGGCAAGTCCAACACGCCGGAATTCGCCTTGAGTTTCGCGACCGAGCCCCAGGCATTCGGCCCGACTCGTAATCCCTGGGCTTTGAATCGCTGTCCCGGCGGTTCTTCCGGAGGGGCGGCTGCCGCGGTGGCCGCCGGGATTCTGCCCTTCGCCAATTCCTCGGACGGAGCGGGCTCGACCCGCTTGCCCGCCGCTCATACTGGACTTTTCGGCTTCAAGCCTAGCCGCATGCGCAATCCACTGGGCCCCGTTGCGGTCGAGGCGATCGCCGGTATGTCGACGCCGCACGCGCTCAGCTGGTCTGTTCGCGATAATGCAGCACTCCTCGATGCGACGGCGGGAGCGGACGTCGGCGATCCCTATGGCTGTCCGCGCCCGGAGACCACGTTTCTCGAAGCAAGCCTGAAAGACCCGCGACCTTTGAAGATCGCCATGACCCTGAAGTCCCCAGTTGGAACCCCGGTAGATCCTGAAATCCTAGAACGGACACGCGAGGCCGCGCGGTTGTTGGAAGATCTCGGGCACACCGTTGAGGACGTCGACGACGCGGGTTATGACGCCCACGCACTGAAGGTCGCCTGGCGGGTGATTGCCGCAGTGAATGTGGCGACGGCCGTGGCCGCGAGAGGCAAGGCACTGGGGATCGAGGATCCGGCCGCCCGTCTGGAACCGGTCAATGCGGAATGGGTTCGCGAGGGAGCTGGAAAGACAGGTGCGGACTATCTCGCGGCCGTAAACCAGCTGCACGCAACGGCCCGCGCCCTCGGGCATTTCTTTACACGTTACGACATTCTCCTTACCCCAACGACGGCTGAATTGCCGCCCAGGATTGGAGAGATGGCCGGTGTCGGGACCTCGCTTGACGCTTTCTACGACCGCTTCTGGTCACATGGGCCTTTCACCTGCGCCTTCAATGCGTCCGGGTGCCCGGCCATGAGCGTTCCCTTTGGCCTGTCTTCAGGGAAATTACCTATTGGTGTCCATTTCGGCGCGGCCTTTGGTCAGGAAGCGCTCCTGTTTTCGCTCGCAGGCCAGATCGAACGTGCCAGACCCTGGTCCGCTACGCGTCCCGTTCGCGATGACGCAGGCTTCGCGGCAGAAAACGGAGCCGCCGAATGA
- a CDS encoding ABC transporter ATP-binding protein encodes MARTSAAANAVDQDVPLVSLKNVTKRFPGIVANDRVSIDFWPGEVHVLLGENGAGKSTLVSMLTGFQQPSEGEIEVAGVQQELSSPQRALDLGIGAVYQHSMLAPTLTLAENASLGRAWWQKPDRRGIADEMRKTANSVGIKIRPDAPTSALSLGERQQAEIVRALMRGSRFLILDEATAMLTPKDAEKLGNLMRLIAQDGRGVVFITHKLNEAVAFGDRISVLRLGRNVGGLPPEQLRAMDKAEAHDEIVRLMFGTQTTGNGATANTPLPQHNINETEKPILEILALEVDDDATPITGIELKIRPGEVVGVAGIDGNGQVQLAEALAGQRPVKNGRIYLDGVSIEDKSIGARRDLGLSYVTDDRLGEGIVGAFPVSLNLLLKQIGDAPFWKHGLEQPAEIARNATEKVAAFDIRTPDIGTPAGKLSGGNIQKLLLARELGEKTRTVIFAKPTYGLDLQNIAASRNRIREAADAKKAVLLISTELDELLELSDRIAVMSQGRMVGIVDNDETARQRVGELMSGVGE; translated from the coding sequence ATGGCCCGAACCTCAGCAGCCGCGAACGCCGTTGACCAAGACGTTCCGCTCGTATCCCTCAAAAATGTGACCAAGCGCTTTCCCGGCATCGTCGCCAACGATCGGGTATCCATCGACTTCTGGCCCGGGGAGGTTCACGTTCTGCTCGGCGAAAACGGTGCAGGCAAATCCACTCTTGTCAGCATGCTCACTGGATTCCAGCAACCAAGTGAAGGCGAGATTGAGGTCGCGGGCGTCCAGCAAGAACTCTCATCGCCCCAGCGCGCGCTCGACCTCGGGATCGGTGCAGTCTACCAGCATTCTATGCTTGCCCCCACGCTTACGCTGGCGGAGAATGCTTCTCTCGGCCGCGCTTGGTGGCAAAAGCCTGATAGACGCGGAATTGCCGATGAAATGCGCAAGACCGCGAACTCGGTCGGCATCAAGATCCGGCCCGACGCCCCGACAAGCGCGCTTTCGCTTGGCGAACGCCAGCAAGCGGAAATCGTCCGTGCCCTCATGCGAGGCAGTCGTTTTCTCATCCTTGACGAGGCGACCGCGATGCTAACGCCGAAAGATGCCGAAAAGCTCGGCAATCTGATGCGGCTGATCGCACAGGACGGACGGGGCGTCGTCTTCATTACACACAAGCTCAATGAAGCCGTGGCATTTGGCGACCGGATTTCGGTGCTGCGCCTGGGCAGGAACGTCGGCGGTCTGCCTCCTGAGCAGCTGCGCGCCATGGACAAGGCCGAGGCCCATGACGAGATCGTGCGGCTTATGTTCGGCACCCAGACAACCGGCAACGGGGCAACTGCAAACACGCCGCTGCCCCAGCACAATATCAATGAAACGGAAAAGCCGATCCTGGAAATCCTTGCGCTGGAAGTGGATGACGACGCGACGCCAATCACCGGGATCGAACTCAAGATCCGCCCCGGAGAGGTCGTCGGCGTTGCCGGCATCGATGGTAACGGCCAGGTGCAGCTTGCAGAAGCCCTGGCGGGCCAGCGTCCAGTCAAGAACGGACGCATCTATCTGGATGGCGTGTCGATCGAGGATAAATCCATTGGTGCCCGCCGTGACCTGGGGCTCAGCTATGTGACCGACGATCGGCTCGGAGAAGGTATAGTAGGTGCTTTCCCGGTCTCGCTGAACCTCCTCCTGAAACAAATCGGTGACGCGCCGTTCTGGAAGCATGGCCTGGAGCAGCCGGCAGAGATTGCCCGAAACGCGACGGAAAAGGTGGCGGCGTTCGACATTCGCACACCCGACATCGGCACGCCTGCCGGAAAGCTATCAGGCGGCAATATCCAGAAGCTCCTACTCGCCCGCGAACTCGGCGAGAAGACCCGGACCGTCATATTCGCAAAGCCAACCTATGGCCTCGACCTCCAGAACATCGCCGCCTCGCGAAACCGCATTCGCGAAGCCGCAGACGCCAAAAAGGCGGTTCTGCTGATCTCGACGGAACTTGATGAGCTCCTTGAGCTGAGCGACCGCATCGCCGTCATGTCGCAGGGGCGCATGGTCGGAATCGTGGACAACGATGAGACGGCGCGCCAGCGCGTTGGAGAGCTGATGAGTGGTGTTGGCGAATGA
- a CDS encoding nuclear transport factor 2 family protein, giving the protein MSDIDRIVSAFYSAYNAHDAHAATELYSREGWHVEIALGARRSGQEALRAGLEGLFRMLEDVHWQERRRLRSAENVVVNYELTGTFTPQPRENEHRPASRRVSLPGVHVFEFSEGVLQGTRDYWDKSLFLSQVA; this is encoded by the coding sequence ATGTCTGATATCGACCGGATCGTCAGCGCGTTTTACAGCGCGTACAACGCCCATGACGCCCATGCTGCTACCGAGCTCTACTCGCGCGAGGGATGGCATGTGGAAATCGCCTTGGGCGCGCGACGATCTGGCCAGGAGGCCTTGCGCGCGGGGCTCGAAGGCTTGTTTCGCATGCTGGAAGATGTCCATTGGCAGGAACGGCGGCGACTCCGGTCCGCCGAGAACGTCGTTGTCAATTACGAATTGACCGGAACCTTTACACCGCAACCAAGAGAGAATGAGCATCGCCCGGCGTCGCGTCGGGTCAGTTTGCCTGGTGTCCATGTGTTCGAGTTTTCTGAAGGCGTTCTTCAGGGGACACGCGACTATTGGGACAAGTCACTTTTCCTCAGCCAGGTTGCGTAA
- a CDS encoding BMP family protein produces MKRKYILMASIFTIIAATSTQSYSEDIKSIAILTPEQGTDFGWNQQGVDGAKAAGDATGVEVVTAENLGYGDVRATLRELAEEGHGLLIAHAGGYNTAAPEIGTEADVKVAIVDSPSSLTEGAVVDYTASGHAGAYLAGRLAAKMSRLGTVGIVVSGEPPSWNSQSAAFAEGAKAENPETVIRYAVIGPAAYADAAGGKRVTESLIAAGADIIFGQGNGSSFGMLQAVETTKATDGGKVYFIDVIGDKTSIDKGFLLSSVLWNLTPIYTAMIEDIQADKFGTRNYDINLKDGSVSLLKTEHIPDDVWSELADLRQEIIDGKITVDPKFDADSVHALVTQLD; encoded by the coding sequence ATGAAAAGAAAATATATCTTAATGGCGAGCATTTTTACTATAATTGCAGCCACCTCTACACAAAGTTACTCAGAAGACATTAAATCAATCGCAATTCTCACCCCCGAACAGGGCACCGATTTTGGATGGAACCAGCAGGGCGTTGACGGCGCCAAAGCCGCTGGCGACGCCACCGGCGTCGAAGTCGTGACCGCTGAAAATCTCGGTTATGGCGACGTTCGCGCCACCTTGCGGGAACTGGCAGAAGAAGGTCACGGACTCCTGATCGCCCACGCTGGCGGCTACAACACGGCTGCACCGGAAATCGGAACCGAGGCCGATGTGAAGGTCGCGATTGTCGACAGCCCGTCCTCCCTGACCGAGGGGGCCGTGGTGGACTACACTGCAAGTGGTCACGCCGGCGCTTATCTCGCCGGTCGTCTTGCCGCGAAGATGAGCCGTCTCGGCACGGTCGGCATCGTCGTTTCCGGAGAGCCGCCTTCATGGAACTCCCAGTCCGCAGCTTTCGCCGAAGGCGCGAAGGCGGAAAACCCCGAGACCGTCATCCGCTATGCCGTAATCGGCCCAGCCGCCTACGCGGACGCCGCAGGCGGCAAGCGGGTAACAGAATCCCTGATTGCAGCCGGTGCCGACATCATTTTCGGCCAGGGCAACGGCTCCTCTTTTGGCATGTTGCAGGCGGTAGAAACCACCAAGGCCACCGATGGCGGAAAGGTCTATTTCATTGATGTCATTGGCGACAAGACCTCGATTGACAAAGGCTTTCTCCTGAGCTCGGTGCTGTGGAATTTGACACCGATCTACACTGCGATGATCGAGGACATCCAAGCTGACAAATTCGGCACCCGGAACTACGACATCAACTTAAAAGACGGCTCCGTTTCACTGCTGAAGACCGAGCACATACCAGACGATGTCTGGTCTGAACTCGCAGACCTGCGTCAGGAAATCATAGACGGCAAAATCACCGTTGATCCCAAGTTCGACGCGGATTCGGTCCATGCGCTGGTAACCCAGCTAGACTGA
- a CDS encoding amidase translates to MTSETVTSILKLSARETASKVATGELRTVDVAAAFLEVCEAREPSVQAWKHLSAEEVLAEAARLDKAGASGSLAGVTVGVKDVIDTKSMPTGYGSKIYEGFHSYWDAPCVVLSRSSDALIMGKTVATEFAMSHPGKTRNPYNSAHTPGGSSSGSCAAVSAGMVHVAFGTQTAGSIVRPAAYCGVTGYKPTFGTLDASGVKVLSHSLDTLGLIGRDVRDVAWVTAHVAGRLGLEVQEEPVKPVVGLFRTSRWELAEPAAIAAMETTERHLKNAGVRIKVVEAPDTFDRLHQAHHGIMGWETTQALANERLHHWDRLGANTKDFLTLLGTATLDDYQAAKAEVIGQREMLHRLMEGVDVLLTPPAPGTAPEGLSVTGAPVFNTPWTTMQVPCLSLPVELFGGLPVGIQVVGRYGEDSRMLDAAAYIEAVLGFSDRLY, encoded by the coding sequence ATGACGTCCGAAACCGTGACATCCATTTTGAAGCTGAGTGCCCGGGAAACGGCAAGCAAGGTGGCTACGGGAGAGCTCAGAACTGTCGACGTCGCCGCAGCTTTTCTGGAGGTCTGCGAAGCGCGCGAGCCGAGCGTCCAGGCCTGGAAGCATCTGTCGGCGGAAGAGGTCCTCGCTGAGGCGGCCCGTCTGGACAAAGCCGGAGCCTCGGGCTCGCTTGCCGGCGTAACGGTCGGGGTGAAGGATGTCATCGATACGAAATCCATGCCGACCGGCTACGGTTCTAAGATCTACGAGGGGTTCCATTCCTATTGGGACGCGCCCTGTGTCGTCCTGTCCCGGTCCAGCGATGCCCTGATCATGGGCAAGACTGTCGCCACCGAATTCGCGATGTCCCATCCGGGCAAGACGCGCAATCCCTACAACTCGGCTCATACGCCGGGCGGGTCCTCCAGTGGCTCCTGCGCCGCGGTTTCCGCCGGTATGGTACATGTCGCGTTCGGCACTCAGACCGCTGGATCAATTGTCCGCCCCGCCGCCTATTGTGGCGTTACCGGCTACAAACCGACTTTCGGCACCTTGGATGCTTCCGGGGTGAAGGTTCTTTCCCATAGTCTCGATACACTCGGGCTCATCGGTCGTGACGTGCGCGACGTTGCATGGGTTACGGCGCATGTTGCCGGACGTTTGGGGCTTGAGGTCCAAGAGGAACCGGTAAAGCCCGTTGTCGGACTTTTCAGGACATCCCGCTGGGAACTTGCTGAGCCCGCCGCCATCGCGGCTATGGAAACCACGGAGCGACATCTCAAGAATGCAGGCGTCAGGATCAAGGTGGTTGAGGCGCCAGATACGTTTGACCGGCTGCACCAGGCCCACCATGGGATAATGGGTTGGGAAACGACACAGGCGCTTGCCAATGAACGGCTGCACCACTGGGATCGGCTCGGGGCTAACACAAAGGATTTCCTGACCCTTCTCGGAACCGCCACGCTGGACGACTATCAAGCGGCGAAAGCGGAAGTGATCGGTCAGCGCGAAATGCTTCACAGGCTGATGGAGGGAGTGGATGTGCTTTTGACACCTCCGGCGCCCGGTACCGCACCCGAAGGTTTGTCAGTCACCGGCGCGCCGGTCTTCAACACGCCCTGGACCACGATGCAGGTCCCCTGTCTCAGCCTGCCGGTTGAACTTTTCGGCGGGTTGCCCGTTGGAATTCAGGTGGTCGGACGCTATGGCGAGGACAGCAGGATGCTCGACGCGGCGGCTTATATCGAAGCGGTTCTCGGATTTTCGGACAGGCTTTATTGA
- a CDS encoding ABC transporter permease, producing MALFTEAFLTALLAGAISAGIPLLLVGIGEQMSEKSGVLNIGIEGMMLAGAYTGFLIAWKCESMGLGFIAGAAGGMFVALFMAVLCVRMGLNQIVIGISLTLCAEGATAILHHFQFSRTYPRLPATLKWDIPVLHDIPVVGPALFGREPVVYFALLLVAVFAYLYRRTHFGLALQAAGDKPAALDSSGVDVIKVRTVAVLTTGALAGLGGAFMAIVGAGIFVPFMTHGNGFIGIVLAMLARGRPLWVLGGATLFGACLSLTTALQVAGIDIPTDVIQMLPFAAVMGVLVVLGSKANLPVSLGTAYARGER from the coding sequence ATGGCGCTCTTCACCGAAGCATTCCTGACGGCTCTTCTGGCCGGGGCGATCTCGGCGGGCATCCCCCTCCTACTGGTCGGGATCGGCGAGCAGATGTCCGAAAAGTCCGGCGTCCTCAATATCGGTATCGAGGGCATGATGCTGGCCGGCGCCTATACCGGTTTCCTGATCGCGTGGAAGTGCGAGTCCATGGGGCTCGGCTTTATCGCCGGAGCCGCGGGCGGCATGTTCGTCGCGCTGTTCATGGCAGTGCTGTGCGTGCGTATGGGCCTCAACCAGATCGTCATCGGCATCTCACTGACCCTATGCGCAGAAGGTGCGACCGCAATCCTTCATCATTTCCAGTTCAGCCGTACCTACCCTCGCCTGCCGGCAACGCTCAAATGGGACATTCCTGTCCTGCACGACATTCCAGTGGTCGGCCCGGCCCTGTTCGGCCGCGAACCGGTCGTCTATTTCGCGCTGCTTCTGGTGGCCGTCTTCGCCTATCTTTACCGCCGCACGCATTTCGGCCTGGCCCTGCAGGCTGCAGGCGACAAACCGGCGGCTCTCGATTCCTCAGGCGTCGACGTTATCAAGGTGCGAACAGTGGCGGTCCTGACAACTGGGGCGTTGGCAGGTCTCGGCGGCGCCTTCATGGCCATTGTCGGTGCGGGCATATTCGTGCCCTTCATGACACATGGCAACGGTTTCATCGGTATCGTCCTCGCCATGCTTGCCCGCGGCCGGCCGCTTTGGGTGCTGGGTGGCGCCACATTGTTTGGAGCCTGCCTCTCTCTGACCACCGCCCTACAGGTCGCCGGCATAGATATTCCGACCGATGTCATTCAGATGCTGCCATTTGCCGCCGTGATGGGCGTTCTGGTGGTTCTCGGCAGCAAGGCGAACCTGCCTGTATCGCTGGGCACGGCCTACGCCCGAGGGGAGCGTTGA
- a CDS encoding AbrB family transcriptional regulator yields MVSLRDETPTDRRYLLRAADWAGLLVLAAMLWFSLSLLQFPASALLGTMIAGIVFGIKGSGMSMPRPLYRLAQGFAGVFIARSMTPEVLVDAMAYWPLLILVTALTLFVSFAAGWGINRLGKVPAQPAILGSLPGMSGAMVVIALERGIDGRIVALMQYARLASVILAVSLISHFGAGEATVEALSPERWPESTVFPLLISAGIACLGIPLGRFSFIPAASMLVPLIIGSLLEASGSFHIVLLDEAINLTFAIIGLEIGLKFTKASLVKVIGYLPVILVSCVALNLAGLVLGGLLMLFLPVDPLTAFLATAPGSIETVALVAVASHAQVPVVLTFQTVRLFVVVLLGPYITEQLSKLPIWHRVSEEEL; encoded by the coding sequence ATGGTGTCCCTCCGCGATGAAACCCCAACGGACCGAAGGTACCTGCTACGGGCGGCCGACTGGGCGGGCCTGCTCGTGCTTGCCGCCATGTTATGGTTTTCATTGTCCCTTCTTCAGTTTCCCGCTTCGGCTTTGCTGGGGACGATGATCGCGGGCATCGTCTTTGGTATCAAAGGATCCGGTATGTCCATGCCGCGTCCGCTTTACCGCCTTGCTCAGGGCTTTGCCGGGGTGTTCATCGCGCGAAGCATGACGCCTGAGGTTCTCGTAGATGCGATGGCCTATTGGCCACTATTGATCCTGGTGACCGCGCTCACCCTTTTTGTTTCCTTTGCGGCCGGCTGGGGGATCAATCGACTGGGCAAAGTCCCGGCGCAACCTGCCATTCTTGGCAGTCTGCCGGGCATGTCTGGCGCGATGGTCGTCATCGCTCTGGAGCGGGGTATCGACGGCCGCATTGTTGCGCTCATGCAATATGCTCGCCTAGCATCCGTCATCCTCGCTGTCTCACTGATCTCTCATTTTGGGGCTGGCGAAGCCACCGTTGAGGCGCTCTCGCCGGAGAGGTGGCCCGAGTCAACTGTGTTTCCGCTCCTGATATCGGCCGGGATCGCTTGTCTTGGTATTCCGCTTGGGCGGTTCAGTTTCATTCCAGCAGCATCCATGCTCGTCCCGCTCATCATTGGCTCACTTCTTGAGGCAAGTGGAAGCTTTCATATTGTCTTGCTTGATGAGGCGATCAACTTGACCTTCGCCATCATCGGGCTGGAAATCGGCCTCAAATTTACCAAGGCCAGCCTGGTCAAGGTGATTGGCTACCTTCCGGTCATTCTGGTGTCCTGCGTGGCCCTGAACCTCGCGGGTCTCGTGCTCGGCGGCCTTTTGATGCTGTTCCTTCCTGTCGACCCGCTGACGGCCTTCCTGGCAACAGCGCCTGGCAGCATTGAGACGGTGGCGCTGGTCGCAGTCGCCAGCCATGCACAGGTGCCTGTCGTCCTGACCTTCCAGACCGTCCGCCTGTTCGTTGTCGTCCTTTTGGGACCCTACATCACCGAGCAATTGTCCAAATTACCCATCTGGCATCGGGTTTCTGAGGAGGAGCTTTAA